One part of the Candidatus Binataceae bacterium genome encodes these proteins:
- a CDS encoding enoyl-CoA hydratase/isomerase family protein, producing MDYREYQHLLFERKGDGILLITINRPDVLNATNNRLHWELSHVWLDIAEDADTNVVVVTGAGRAFSAGGDLDMIEAMAGSATNIAQAWREAGDIVYNMINLDKPIVSAINGVAVGAGLAVALMADISIASEAMRITDGHLRLGVAAGDHAVIIWPLLCGMAKAKYYLLTADFIDGREAERIGLVSLCVPAPQLMDKAMEVAHKLAGGPQQALRFTKRSLNNWLRAAGPSFDASLAMEMLGFFSADVREGAAAVRERRAPRFPGLKTR from the coding sequence ATGGACTATCGCGAGTACCAGCACCTGCTGTTCGAGCGCAAGGGCGATGGCATTCTGCTCATCACGATCAATCGTCCCGACGTCCTCAACGCCACCAACAATCGACTGCACTGGGAGCTGAGTCACGTCTGGCTGGATATCGCCGAAGACGCGGACACCAACGTGGTGGTGGTCACCGGTGCGGGCCGTGCATTCTCGGCCGGGGGTGATCTCGACATGATCGAGGCGATGGCGGGAAGCGCGACCAACATCGCGCAGGCGTGGCGAGAAGCCGGCGATATTGTTTACAACATGATCAACCTCGACAAGCCGATCGTATCGGCGATCAACGGCGTCGCAGTCGGCGCGGGTCTCGCGGTGGCGCTGATGGCCGATATCAGCATCGCCTCCGAAGCGATGCGTATAACCGATGGTCACCTGCGGCTGGGGGTGGCGGCCGGCGACCACGCGGTGATCATTTGGCCGCTGCTGTGTGGAATGGCGAAGGCGAAATACTACCTGTTGACCGCCGACTTCATCGACGGGCGCGAGGCGGAACGGATCGGGTTGGTGAGTCTCTGTGTTCCAGCCCCCCAGCTGATGGACAAGGCGATGGAAGTCGCGCACAAGCTTGCCGGCGGACCACAGCAGGCGTTGCGATTTACCAAACGATCGTTGAACAACTGGCTTCGGGCGGCGGGGCCCTCTTTCGACGCATCACTGGCGATGGAGATGCTCGGCTTTTTCAGCGCCGACGTGCGCGAGGGCGCGGCAGCGGTGCGCGAAAGGCGCGCGCCCCGGTTTCCGGGCTTGAAGACACGTTAA
- a CDS encoding class I fructose-bisphosphate aldolase translates to MTKRVREILSWYDSENAGVRSNLARMMNHGKLAGTGKFVILPVDQGFEHGPARSFAVNPPAYDPRYHFQLALDAGCNAYAAPLGFIEAGAAEYAGEIPLILKLNNHAVLHDEKDPISAVTGSVKDALKLGCTAVGFTIYPGSAGEKTMYQELREIGAEAKAHGLPLVVWSYPRGSALSKQGETALDVVAYAAQIAAQLGANIIKVKPPTSAIEQPEAKKAYDAAKVQLEPLSARVKHIIQAAFDGRRIVIFSGGPRESDEQLIGDVREIHAGGGFGSIIGRNSFQRPKEQALKLLNTVMDIYKG, encoded by the coding sequence ATGAATCACGGCAAACTGGCCGGCACCGGCAAGTTCGTCATTCTGCCGGTCGACCAGGGCTTCGAACACGGACCGGCGCGGAGCTTTGCGGTCAATCCGCCCGCTTATGATCCGCGCTACCACTTTCAGCTCGCGCTCGATGCCGGCTGCAATGCGTACGCCGCTCCGCTCGGGTTTATTGAGGCGGGAGCCGCGGAGTACGCAGGCGAGATTCCGTTGATTCTAAAGCTGAACAACCACGCCGTGCTGCACGATGAGAAAGATCCGATCTCCGCCGTAACCGGCAGCGTCAAGGATGCGCTCAAGCTCGGTTGCACGGCGGTCGGCTTCACCATCTACCCCGGCTCCGCGGGGGAAAAGACCATGTACCAGGAGCTGCGCGAAATCGGCGCCGAGGCGAAGGCGCACGGGCTTCCGTTGGTGGTGTGGTCGTACCCGCGCGGGTCGGCGCTCTCCAAGCAGGGCGAGACCGCGCTTGACGTGGTAGCGTACGCCGCTCAAATCGCGGCGCAACTCGGCGCAAATATCATCAAGGTCAAGCCGCCGACTTCGGCGATCGAGCAGCCCGAAGCCAAGAAGGCATACGACGCCGCCAAGGTCCAGCTCGAGCCGCTCTCGGCTCGCGTGAAGCATATAATTCAGGCGGCATTCGACGGACGGCGCATCGTAATTTTCTCGGGCGGACCCAGGGAGTCCGACGAGCAGCTCATCGGCGACGTGCGCGAGATCCACGCCGGTGGCGGCTTCGGTTCGATCATCGGACGCAACTCGTTCCAGCGTCCCAAGGAGCAGGCGCTTAAGCTGCTCAACACGGTCATGGATATCTACAAGGGGTAA